The nucleotide window TTCTTTAAAATCGATTAGGGTAAAGAATAAAGGATaatatcattttcttttcttttgtttaagcttaattacctatttaccatattaaccttttaaaactaacaaaatttcaataaaatcatgccatgcacatccactaaTTCATTAAATAGTTTATTTACCATTCAAGTCCCTTGGTTTAAGATTTCATAACTATTGGAccattttaactaatagaactcaacttttacactttttacttaattaactatataaacatcaaaatttcttgaAAAAATTTTAACACAACCTTAATATATtcctatagacattaaaataataatttactcatcaaaattgtggtcccaaaattacTGTTTCGATATCACTAAAAATGGGTTTTACACTGTATGATTCCAAAATTGACCAATTCTATGGGTTGTATACGATAATGTgactagcccgtgtaactctctaacccCGTGTGGGCCAAAATTGAaggaaattttgtaatttttaaacttttacaCCTTAGTCCCTATATATCAATTTTCAATAGCAAACCAACCAATTgataatttaaacatttaaaaccaCCATAACACTATCTTTCCATCATAATACTCAAACATTTAGATTAAGTTCTTATAATTTataaagtttacattttagtccttctgAATAAAAACACATACTAAATACCTATGTACATACCATTCTAACTCAAAATTTAGAAGTCATACTCTCTTGGCCTCGAGATGTGATAAGACGAGTAGATCTCCAACTTCTAAATTCTCTTTACTGCTTCAACTTACGCGTTAAAGAAAAAACGTTAAGCTAAAATTATTTAGTAAGTATCATAACAGTTTAATCGAAAAAAACTACATATTATAATTTGAGAGACTAAATGATGGATGGTgatattttcatctttttcttccttcttccAGACTCTTCCTCAAAAATATCACATGATTTTTAActaaaaaatggctaaattgataCCTAGACCTTCATCCTCTCATCTATACACTTTGGCCCAATCATTATCCATAAATATCTTGCCTCACTAATTACCATTTTGATATTTATTATCTTTACAATTATCATGAATGAATCACATTTTATTTGGTAAAATTTCTTCCTAATCATTCCTTGTTTTCCATCTACTCCTCTATTATTAacttaacttttaatttttacacttttaccccactatttttttttattttcctatAATTTAGTCATTACCTCAAATCAAAATTTCCTATCTTGAAATTATTTCTAATTTCTATCAACTCTAGTTACTTCAGATACTTTTActctaaaatttctatttaatctaTTTCCGAAAATTCTCTAATTTTCCTAACCCAACACGCCACTAAACCACACCCTCTATACTTTGAAGATGTTACACTCCTCATGTTtgtttcctctcttttttttctctctctttcacCATTGGTGCCTTCTATTCACCTTGTCAAAGAAAGAAGGTCGGACGATAGTCGTCGTTGGTTGGAGAGCTCACCGAAAGAGGCTGAATGGTGGCCAACGGTATAGAAGCAGGGAAGATACAgtcgaaaaaagaaaaagaagaaaataaaaggagggaaaatgagaaagaaaataaaaagaaaaaagggcCAAAGAGGACATGCCAGGTGGCGGTGCACAATTGGCCAAAGGACACACCATATGGCAGCCCGCAAATGGCCAGCGTTGCCACATTAGTAAAAAAGTAACAGCGTTAGACTTGGGTACCAATATAGTGGATGGAAAAAAAAGTTCGAGTACCAATTTGGGACAAAAAAACTATAAGTACCAATTTGAGAGAAGTAGACAAGTTCGGgtaccaattttatatttaacccttTTAAAAATAGACTTAACCCACCAATTGGTACTTAAACTATGCTTTTTTTCCGCTTTTGATACCTAAACATTTTTTGGGTCAAAAGTGGTACCTAAACTATGATTCTTCTCAAATTTCCCTTGTTAGTTCAATCGTTAGTTAAAcaattaagtctatttaaaaaaaatattaaccaATTAAAAACTTACATGTGGAAAAACAAAACCAATTAAAAATTTACATGTGGAAAAACAAGAGAAAAAGtattattttctctgttttatatatatatatatatattcttttttctttctttcttcaaaaccaaaCAAATAATCAAAATAGTCAAGCCACCAATTCTGGGTTCGATCAGTTCATCTGAtttgatcaaataaattattttaaaaaaacataaaataaaaattattttaaaacttgaGAGAATTGGTTTAACTGTGTTTTTTAACTtggtttaatcgttttgaatCGATTCAGGAGTTAGTCAGTTCAACCCCTATCTTCAGACCAATATCCCAATCAATTCTCGGTCTAATCAGTCTAAGTCTGAAAATATTAGTTTTGATTGATGAAATAACTTTTTCGATTCTGTCAAGTAGAGCAAACAAACAATGAagtttgaaaacaaaattaaccGCCAGTTCTCAACTTCATGATGGCAAATTTTTTTGTCATGATTTCTCTTACAAAACAAAGTATTTTTGCACGTAAGAGACAAATGAAGTTAGAGATGTGAAGAAAGAGAGGTTGTTGCTACGGCGTGGAGGGGGCTTGAGATGCAATGAAAAAATGTAGAAAGAGAGATAAGAGATGTGCAAAATTTTGTGGTTAACAAATAATATCACGTGTCATCATAGGCTAATGTGTCACATCAATAATTCATTAATAAAAAATGAATTATTTTAACTAGAGtgattgaataaaaaaaattaaattgatcaaaataagaTAATCATATTTTCGAGTCACATTGAATATAATTTAcctatatttaatttaaattgtcTCAAAATTAAGACCCATTTTGaaaattaatgaattaaaaacatgGAGCATATAGCGAAATAGAAGACGATGGACTTCCACGAAAGCTTCCTTGCACTAGTGGATTTCATGGGTAAACTATTCATTTGTTTCACATTGCCATAACTTGATGTTCTTACTTTGTACCAAAAATGGTTATGATTTTTATACTTTCTGTGAATTTAACTTTAAttctatataaaattatatatttttaaattattaaataaaaattagaaaattcagtataaatattctaaaaaatcaaaattcCAGAAGTGTTATTGCTGaaaaattaaaatgcatgagaaataaagaaaaagatgaattgtGTGGTGAAAAATAAGTCTTAAACtccataattatattataaaaattgatGAACTCGATTCTAAtgtcatttttaattaaaatatataaaaaatttaaactcaattcaaaatttcaattcatttaaattatttttcaaaacccaaattgtaaatataaattatatttctattttttataaTGAAAAAGCTTTGTCAGAAGATATAGAAAATAGAGAACCaataattttacttaatttttatatttttctatattttttaaaGAATGGTTATTggatattttaatattgtaatttaaaattaaattgatagaaagtcTAAAATTATggattaaaattgttattacaccaattaaaaatattattgtaaGCCACTTAACGATCGagtaactaataataataattttgaaaatgttagtgatcaaattgtaacttttttatttaagtgactaaaacaaaattttatccataattaagtgactatgctttttaataattttgataatttataatgatttttattcattttattttttaagatttttaatactttcatattttttatggttttaaaattACATCCAAATTGGATCAATCAGGACAAATGATCTATTTTTAGTGTAAGCCTTGACAATCATTCGTCTAATTTTATTCTAGAGTCTAGATttacattttttaaaataaattttattttcttgattttttttagtttttttctaGCACACCAGTGCCACATCATTAATGTTCAATATCAGTCAAAGGATTGATTTGGTCAATTTTATAAGTTCAAAGGTGTAATTGGATGAAAAAGTTCATAGAGACTCGATTGATTATTTTGGAATAATTTAGGGTCTTATGTACTATTAAGCCATTAGTAAAAAAACAGAGAAAAAAAAGCGCCCAAAATCTAGTTGGCCCACTGTGGCCGGAAAAACAGAAATCTAGAGGGCCCACTAATTACAATATGCGGCAAACCGATAAGGAAAGTATCGTAGCCGAAGCAACGAAGCTATATATAAAAAGGGGAGGGTGGTGGGCTGTATAGATGACCTAAATGCCCTCTAACTTTGGCTAAACCCTACTTCACTTCTCTGCTATGACATCCCCTCGCCCCACCACCTCTTCTGCCCTTTTACCCTTCTCCTTTCCCAGTTTTCCCCTTTTAACCCTAAACCCGCGCCAACTCCCTCCCTTTCAAATTTCTCTACACTCGACACCCTCCCTCCTCCATTCTCTATGTACATGCAATCCCTAATTCCCCTTTTAAGCTCCATTTTTCtctcccccccccctttttttccATTTCCTCTTTATTGATTTATTGAAATCTTTTTTTCTACCCTTTTTGGTGGTTTCAACTTATTTTTGCAGGTCCCTTTAAAGTGTTATCTTCCGGTGAGTTTTTTTTTCCCTCTCTCGTCTGTTTGATTTTCTTGGAGAAACAAGAGAGGATTTTTAAAGCTGAATTTCCAATGTTGCTTTTTCTTTTTGGATACATTGAACGTATTCGAAACTTgaactctgtttctttttcttttttctgtaTGCAAAGTTGATTGTTTATGGGGGTCCCACGTGTGATTTTTGTTGTGTTTGATAAAAGACCAAACTGAAAGTAATTTGCTTTTTTGTTTGGTTGCCTAgaaatacaaaaaagaaaaagaaaacctacGTTTCAGTTGCTCTTATGTCGTTTTGTTTCTACTTTATTCATGATTTCTTTTTCTTGTAAATTGGCCATTTTGCATTGAAGTATGAAAGTTTTTTTTCCCTTTCTCTTAATTCTTTTATTTCAACTTCTTGATCATTATTGAGATGGATCCTCCCCCCCCCCCCTTCCAAATCCATGATCCTGAGGAACACCGTAGAGTGGTGTTTTGTTCCAATTTTCAGTAAAATGGGTGCTTGATCAGTAAATGTTTTTCTTTATATAGGTTCTACAGCTACTGGCTTCCTATAAATTTATGGCTTTATATCATGTTTAGATCGAAACACTGCTTTTTACTACgagtttctttttttgtttttttttcttgttatGTAAAATAATTGTTTATTTACCAACATTGTTACATGAATAGGTTCTGCTTGAAACCAAATCAGTCTCAAATTAGAGCTTCCTGTGGTTTTTTAGATGAGGTTTTGCTTGGATTTGTAGGGTGTGGGCTATCAGTTATTTAACTTTATGGCAAACCATGAGTTGGTGATTGAGCAAAATCAAGATTTGTCACTACGGCAGAACCAATATGTCGGAATGGGGCATGATGCCAACTTTGTTCTTGGTCGTAATCATGATTTATTACGTTCAGAGCAGATCCCTGATGTTGATATGGTCATCCGGCTTGCTCATGATCACTCTCAGACATGCACAAATGATGTAGCTCTGTTACGTGATAATCTTCATGATTATGAAGAGAATGGATTAGATATGGATCAAATTAACTACCCTGGTGCGGAGGAAGACCGTGCTGGTGTTGAGAAACATGATGATCAATTCCCTGCTGTTGTTCAAGATCATGAATTGGGTTTTGATGGTACTGAATTGACTCCTGTGAAGAACCAGGATATTTCTGACAACTTAAATTCGGATTTGCAGCTAAATCAGGAAATGAGTATTGAACCTGTATCATACCTGTTTCGTCAACAAGAACAGATGATAGTCGGTTCTCCCATGCTTCAGCACCGCTCGTTATTTTTGGTGGAAAACCATGAATTGACTGTTGGAAAAGAGTTCACTGATGTCCACAGCTGTAGGAGGGCCCTGAGAGATGCAGCTATTGCTCTTCGCTTTGAGATGCAAACAATAAAGTCGGACAAGACTCGTTTTACAGTTAAATGCGCGAGTGAGGGATGCCCTTGGAGAATACATGCCGCAAAGCTCCCTGGTGTTCCTACTTTTACCATTAGGACCATCCATGATCAACATACTTGTGGAGGGATTACACATCTTGGTCATCAACAAGCCTCGGTTCAGTGGGTTGCAGATGCAGTAGCAGAAAGCATCAAGGAAAATCCTCATTATAAACCCAAGGAGATATTGGAAGAGATTCACCGTGTTCACGGAATAACGTTGTCATACAAGCAAGCTTGGAGGGGCAAGGAACGTATCATGGCCAGTGTGCGTGGCTCTTTTGAGGAAGATTTTCGCCTCCTCCCGCAATATTGTCATATGATCAGAAGAACAAATCCAGGAAGTATTGCTCGGGTTTATGGGGATCCTGTTGATAACTGTTTTCAATGCCTTTTCATCTCATATCAGGCATCCATCTATGGTTTTCTGAACGCGTGCCGACCTCTTATTGGACTTGATACAACTGTTTTGAAAAGCAAGTACCTGGGGAGCATGCTTTTTGCCTGTGGTTTTGATGGAGATGGTGCTGTATTCCCTCTTGCATTCGCGGTGGTTGACGAGGAAAATGATGACAATTGGATGTGGTTCCTAGCTGAGTTGCACTATCTGCTTGAGATCAATGCAGAGAACATGCCCAGGCTTACCATCTTGTCTGATAGACAAAAGGGTGTTGTAGATGCTGTGGAAGCAAACTTCCCAACAGCTTTTCATGGGTTCTGCATGCATCATCTCGTTGACTGTTTCCAGAAGGAGTTCAATAGTTCTGTGCTTACCAACCTTTTCTGGGAGGCTGCTTATGCGCTCACCAGAACTGAATTTGAAAAACAACTCATTGACATTCAAGCAATCTCACCAGAAGCTACTACCTGGATTCAAAATATTCCTCCTCATTTATGGGCCACATCACATTTCGAAGGGACAAGGATGGGACTCCTGGCGGCCAACATTGCAGAATGTTTAAGTGCTTGGATAGCAGAGGCCTCTAGCCTTCCAATAATCCAAATGATGGAGTGCATCCGTCGGCAACTGATGACTTGTTTCAATGAGCGTCGTGAGACAAGCATGCAGTGGACAGGCAATCTTGTTCCTCCTGCAGAAAGGATTGTATTGGAAGCCTATGATCGTGCATGCACTTACCAAGTGTTCAAAGCAAACGAATCTGAATTTGAGGTACGATGCCCCAATGATGGAGCATTCGTAGTAGATATCCGAACCCGAAACTGTTATTGTCGTGGGTGGGAGCTGAGTGGACTTCCCTGTGCTCATGCCATTGCGGTCCTCCTTtcttgtagacaaaatgtgcataGGTTTACAGAAAGTTGTTTCACAGTGACAAGTTACCAAAAGGCATACTCGCAGACAATACACCCTGTTCCTGATAAAGCCCTTTGGAAAGAGATGTCTGAACAATCCCCAAATGAAGGGTCTAAAGACGTTGAGGTCACTATAAAACCACCCAGATTGCTTCTGCCACCAGCAAGACCTAAAAAGAGACGAGCTCGTGCCGAGAATGCTGGTCGGGCAAAACGGATGGTGCATTGCAGTCGCTGTAATCAAACCGGACATTTCAGAACTACATGTACAGCACCTATATAGAAActcatttttcaaagttttccccTGACCTGTGCAGATAGAGAAGTAATTTTTTAGTTTGAAAATTCTTTTAGAGCTGCTATTGTCAGCTCTACTAAGTAAgcacagatatatatatataggttttCCATAGATAACTGAATACCTTAGTTCTATTTTCGAATTAACTTTGGCAAGcttacttaaatatatatatatcaagaagttgcaagttcaattttttttttccacaGTTTGCTTGCATTTGCTGATAACTTTTAGCAACATATTCAAGCAATAAGGCAttcttttttttataaataatagcAGTAATGCGAATAAACTATCGTGTCCTATTTATTTCATGTAATGTCTTTACGCAAGGGTTTATTATTTATATAAGCAATAATTTAACCATGCatgaatgcatgcatgcaatcGCAATGTGGATCCATCCACCTTTGTTTTTTTGACATTGAAACTTAGTAATATACATTTCCTCCATTtcccaaaaataatataaaaggcTTCGATGGATCGAATTAAGTTAAATTAAGAACCATAATATAAATAGCAAAAAGAAGTTTTGAATATGGGAGATGTATGCATTTAGGGGAAGCAAGAAATCATCAGATTATTACATGTGTCGGTGCTCGATCTTCATCTGAATGAGCATCCATGAAACCATCTCAATGAACAGATATAAAGGATAAAAATGTGCAGGTTCAACCAAGATTAATGGCAATTTTTCTTCTGGCATTGGGGttctcatcatcatcatcatcatcatcaagccTCGAAGAAAATTCTAGTTTTTGGAATTATAAAACATGCATAAAGGTAAGTCACAAATCATTTTACAAACCCTTTTACGTGATTTATGCatctatatataaattaatatatatatctatttgtGTTGTTCAGATAATCACAGCGAACCCACATTCACACAAATCATGGTTGCCTCTTCTATAGGCATCATCATTGCAGCAGCGTTGCGGTTTCATCTATGGAAACTAAGGGATGAAAAGATCATCCCACGCCTACGATCCAGAGACAAAGGCGGCGGCCGCATTGATAAGGTCGAACGCTTCCCTCACTACGtaggtaaatatatatatttttaaatttatatgatCCTCCATGGATTCTCCTTCACGTATTTCGAGTCCGACCCTTGATTTTGTTTCTCCTATCCTATGTATTTCAGCTAGGCAGATGGGATTTAAAGATAGAAGAGAATGCCCTTTGCTCTGCAAGTTATCCGCCGAATATATCAGGAAATTAGAAGGTTGTGAAGATGATATATATACATTCTTCTCCAATGAGCCGGATGTGGATTCTCTCTTTGTTAAGCTTGTGGAAGAGTTTGAGAGATGCATTCTTAGTTATTTTGCATTTCATTGGTGCCATGCAGATCTTATGATCACCCAGGtactaaaatatatgtatatgtatgttagaTTCATTTCTCTTTTCATTCTTTCTTTATATTTTCTGTATTCTGATAGAAACATGTAGAAAGTGaacgcttttttttttttttttttgctatatgGTTTCAGGTTTTAAGTACTGATGCTGAACCCAAGAGAAAGCTCAAGCAGATTTTCATGGCAGCAACTAGGTTGGGCATTGATTATTACATTACCTATTCATTGTTTTcatatcattttaaaaatatgaaatattgaaATGAGATGGACCATTTTGAATATGCATCCAACTATTACAAGAAACTGGAATTAAGATCTTAAACCAGCCCAGATATAGTCTCTTAGCATCCTTGTATAAGCTGAAGCACCTATGTTCGAACATGGGGACATGCCTCTGCATATAAGAAAACAAACTGAGCATATTCATACCGTATACATACCAACATTTGATGCTAATTCCTACAGGAGAATAAATCATGCTTTTCTAATATAGGGAGCAGAGATTTGAGAGGGTGACAAAAAATCTAAAGGTGGCTAGAGTTTTCACTACATTGGTGGAAGAAATGAAAGCAATGGGGCTTACATCAACAGATGATTCTCAATGTACAGAGGTGATGGCTCCAGTGGCTCACAGTGACAGAAGTCCAGTGCTGCTCCTCATGGGAGGTGGGATGGGAGCTGGGAAGAGCACTGTGCTTAAGGACATTCTCAAAGAGTAAGCCCTTtttttacccaaaaaaaaaaaaacaacttaaGACCAAGATGAACTTAAATGTAATTGTTCGACTTATGTTTTAGGAAGAATCAGAATGCAATAAAACCTGGAGCTTAACCACTGTTTAGTTACAGATATCTTTATTTCTTCCTACAGCATTTAAACACTGTATATTAAAAACAAGAGCAATATTTAAAAGCACTAATATAAAGCGTTTTGCATAACATATGAACAGACCATTCTGGGCAGGAGCAGCAGGGAATGCAGTTGTGATTGAGGCAGATGCATTCAAAGAATCAGATGTTATCTACAGAGCCCTCAGCAAACGAGGTCATTCAGACATGGTCCATACAGCCGAATTAGTAAGTATTGATTTCTCTGTCTCATCCCACATCCAGTCCACCATGTCCTTCACTTTAGCACACCAAAATTCTATCAATCATATCATACCATTCACCTTGTCTCGCTCAGCTGCATGGTAGTAGGCGAATAGAAGGACATTTGTGTTCAATGGGATAGCTTAATGACTGAAACCGGTTTCACTATACAATAACAACATAACTTAATAGGTTATATTGAATGGCATCTATGCATGTTTCTTATCGGCACTTAAGATGGAGGCTTAATTAATCGAAACAGGTGCACCAATCATCTACAGATGCAGCATCGTCCCTTCTAGTGACAGCACTGAACGAAGGGCGGGATGTGATCATGGATGGAACACTGTCCTGGATACCATTTGTTTTACAGACAATAACTATGGCCAGATGTGTCCATCGCCGCCGGTATCGTATGGGTGCTGGTTACAAGAAAAACCCCGATGGGACCATAACTGAGAACTActgggaacaaatcgaagaagaaGATCAAGTTCCAGAAGGAGGCAAAAGGAGGAAGCCATACAGAATAGAGCTGGTTGGGGTTGtttgtgaagcttatttagcaGTTATTAGAGGCATAAGGTAAGGCACACACTGAAACAAAACTATGCCTAGTAAGAATATTTTATTTCCCTTTTACCCTGAGATACTGATTCTATGAAGGAATCTAATACATTCAGGAGAGCTATAATGTGTAGACGAGCCGTAAGAGTGAATTCACAATTGAAATCCCACAAGAGATTTGCAAATGCATTTCCAACATATTGCCAACTGGTTGACAACGCTAGGCTATATAGCACCAATGCCTTGGAAGGTCCACCTAAGGTGAAATTTCACTATCACTCCCACCTTCATTTGTTAGCATGATTACTTGATGAAGTATTGACTTAAACAATGTATGTGAAGTTGATAGGATGGAAAGAGAAAGACAGGACATTACTAGTGGATCCCGACGAGATCGGGTGTTTAAAGAGGATAGGCAGGCTGAACGAAAACGCGGATTCCATATACGAACTTTACAGGTATCCTAACCCCGCTTGTCAAACCGGTTCGATATGGAAAGACATTGTACTATCACCTTCAAGAGTAAATATCCAACAGGAACTGAAGTATACCATCCAGAAAGTTGAAAGAATGGCAAATGTAGTTTCCCACATATGAATGTTCACAAAACAGAAATTGCAGGCTGAACATGTCTAAATTCTCATACCTTgttggatgatgatgatgatgaagctTTATATGTAAATTTATTGTTACTAGCTAAAGCCAAGTTTAGACTAGGAAACCGAAAACCACAATATTTCCCTTTAATTGTTTCAAATAATCTGCTAGTGTCAGTAGAGTGTATTGGCTTAATGGGAACTCCAAACAGGGAtttttaagaaaagaaaaagcaaagagCAATTGCAGCTGCAACTTTGAGATAAAGTTTCCAAAGTTCACAAAATTCACTTAATGCAGATGGAGTATTTTGTATGATTTAAATTATGGTATCAATGCAGTTGGATCATCATTCCACtttttaattcagctattaatctcaaaatatatcatttttatatattatttttaatcgaATGGGTTATTGAATAGATTAAATTATCGATTTTTTATTTGATTGATTCATACAATtcgatcaaataaattatttcatcATATTCGCTTACAAATTAATGGATTCAACCTTTTCTAGACCAATACCATGATGGATCCGATTGTAAGAGAGTGAAAAAATAGCACCTACTAAGTAAGTTCAATGGACCAAGTCAATTGGTGTCCAATCCGGGTCGGTAGAGTAAAATGCCCGTTTCCATTTCGGTTACTTATAAATTCTTGCCCCGCAATATCTTAACCCTAGAAAACGCACTCTCTTGCTCACTCTCCTGCGGCTTCGAGCTTTTGGTGCTGTTTACTTCATCTCCTAGCCATGGTCTCGCCATCGTTGCTAACTTCACtcatctctcttttctttcaatGTTGCTTCATTTCTAGATCCTTCTCTTCAAGTTTCTCGGGATCCAAATATTTTC belongs to Gossypium arboreum isolate Shixiya-1 chromosome 7, ASM2569848v2, whole genome shotgun sequence and includes:
- the LOC108480081 gene encoding calmodulin calcium-dependent NAD kinase, giving the protein MHKDNHSEPTFTQIMVASSIGIIIAAALRFHLWKLRDEKIIPRLRSRDKGGGRIDKVERFPHYVARQMGFKDRRECPLLCKLSAEYIRKLEGCEDDIYTFFSNEPDVDSLFVKLVEEFERCILSYFAFHWCHADLMITQVLSTDAEPKRKLKQIFMAATREQRFERVTKNLKVARVFTTLVEEMKAMGLTSTDDSQCTEVMAPVAHSDRSPVLLLMGGGMGAGKSTVLKDILKEPFWAGAAGNAVVIEADAFKESDVIYRALSKRGHSDMVHTAELVHQSSTDAASSLLVTALNEGRDVIMDGTLSWIPFVLQTITMARCVHRRRYRMGAGYKKNPDGTITENYWEQIEEEDQVPEGGKRRKPYRIELVGVVCEAYLAVIRGIRRAIMCRRAVRVNSQLKSHKRFANAFPTYCQLVDNARLYSTNALEGPPKLIGWKEKDRTLLVDPDEIGCLKRIGRLNENADSIYELYRYPNPACQTGSIWKDIVLSPSRVNIQQELKYTIQKVERMANVVSHI
- the LOC108480639 gene encoding uncharacterized protein LOC108480639: MANHELVIEQNQDLSLRQNQYVGMGHDANFVLGRNHDLLRSEQIPDVDMVIRLAHDHSQTCTNDVALLRDNLHDYEENGLDMDQINYPGAEEDRAGVEKHDDQFPAVVQDHELGFDGTELTPVKNQDISDNLNSDLQLNQEMSIEPVSYLFRQQEQMIVGSPMLQHRSLFLVENHELTVGKEFTDVHSCRRALRDAAIALRFEMQTIKSDKTRFTVKCASEGCPWRIHAAKLPGVPTFTIRTIHDQHTCGGITHLGHQQASVQWVADAVAESIKENPHYKPKEILEEIHRVHGITLSYKQAWRGKERIMASVRGSFEEDFRLLPQYCHMIRRTNPGSIARVYGDPVDNCFQCLFISYQASIYGFLNACRPLIGLDTTVLKSKYLGSMLFACGFDGDGAVFPLAFAVVDEENDDNWMWFLAELHYLLEINAENMPRLTILSDRQKGVVDAVEANFPTAFHGFCMHHLVDCFQKEFNSSVLTNLFWEAAYALTRTEFEKQLIDIQAISPEATTWIQNIPPHLWATSHFEGTRMGLLAANIAECLSAWIAEASSLPIIQMMECIRRQLMTCFNERRETSMQWTGNLVPPAERIVLEAYDRACTYQVFKANESEFEVRCPNDGAFVVDIRTRNCYCRGWELSGLPCAHAIAVLLSCRQNVHRFTESCFTVTSYQKAYSQTIHPVPDKALWKEMSEQSPNEGSKDVEVTIKPPRLLLPPARPKKRRARAENAGRAKRMVHCSRCNQTGHFRTTCTAPI